A stretch of the Oncorhynchus mykiss isolate Arlee chromosome 23, USDA_OmykA_1.1, whole genome shotgun sequence genome encodes the following:
- the LOC110502702 gene encoding kelch-like protein 31, which produces MAPKKNKTAKKNKGDINEITIMVEDSPINNINGLNTLLEGGNGFSCISSEVTDPVYAPNLLEGLSTMRQDNFLCDLTVSTKSKSFDVHKVVMASCSEYIQNILKSDSALTKIDLNDLSPTGLATAITYAYSGKLTLSLYSIGSTIAAAMLLQINTLVKMCSDFLMQELSAENCMYVANIADTYNLKETKQATQKFMRENFIEFSEMEQFLKLTYEQINDFLSDDSLQLPSEITAFQIAMKWLDFNEKRLKYAPDLLTNIRFGTISAMDLVNHVQSVPRMMQDPECHRLLVDAMNYHLLPYQQNILQSRRTKVRGGIRVMLTVGGRPALTEKSLSKEVLYRDDDDVWNRLTEMPAKSFNQCVAVLDCFLYVAGGEDQNDARNQAKHAVSNFCRYDPRFNTWIHLTNMIQKRTHFSLNTFNGLLFAIGGRNSDGCQASMECYVPSSNQWQMKAPMEIPRCCHASSVIDGKILVSGGYINNAYSRAVCSYDPSTDVWQDKNSLSSPRGWHSAATVGERAYVIGGSQLGGRGERVDVLAVECFNPHNGQWSYSAPLNTGVSTAGIVSMNNKIYLLGGWNEIEKKYKKCIQVYNPDLNEWTEDDELPEATVGISCCVVTIPTRKTRESRSSSVLSAPVSI; this is translated from the exons ATGGCTCCCAAAAAGAACAAGACTGCCAAAAAAAACAAAGGGGATATCAATGAAATAACCATAATGGTCGAGGATAGCCCGATCAATAATATCAATGGGCTGAATACCTTGTTGGAGGGAGGAAACGGCTTCAGCTGCATCTCAAGTGAAGTCACTGACCCTGTTTATGCTCCTAATCTCTTGGAGGGTCTTAGTaccatgaggcaggacaatttcCTCTGTGACCTGACCGTCTCCACCAAGTCAAAGTCCTTCGATGTCCACAAAGTTGTCATGGCCTCCTGCAGTGAGTACATTCAGAATATCTTAAAGAGCGATTCCGCCCTCACAAAGATCGACCTGAACGACCTTTCACCCACAGGCCTGGCCACAGCCATCACATACGCCTACTCAGGGAAACTAACCCTGTCGTTGTACAGCATTGGCAGCACCATCGCAGCAGCCATGTTGTTGCAGATCAACACCCTGGTGAAGATGTGCAGCGACTTCCTCATGCAGGAGCTCAGTGCGGAGAACTGCATGTACGTGGCCAACATCGCCGACACCTACAACCTCAAAGAAACAAAGCAGGCCACCCAGAAGTTCATGAGGGAGAACTTTATAGAGTTCTCTGAGATGGAGCAGTTCCTGAAGCTCACTTACGAGCAGATCAACGACTTCCTCAGTGATGATTCCCTGCAGTTGCCCTCTGAGATTACAGCCTTTCAGATAGCCATGAAGTGGTTGGACTTCAACGAGAAGAGGCTGAAATACGCCCCAGATCTTCTGACCAACATCCGCTTCGGGACCATCTCAGCCATGGACCTGGTCAACCATGTCCAGAGTGTGCCCAGAATGATGCAGGACCCCGAGTGCCATCGTCTCCTAGTGGACGCTATGAATTACCACCTGTTGCCCTACCAGCAGAACATTCTGCAGTCCCGCAGAACAAAGGTACGTGGTGGCATCCGGGTCATGCTGACAGTGGGTGGACGACCGGCCTTGACGGAGAAGTCTCTCAGCAAAGAGGTCCTCTACAGGGATGATGACGATGTATGGAATAGGCTCACAGAGATGCCAGCCAAGAGCTTCAATCAGTGTGTGGCAGTCCTGGATTGCTTCCTTTATGTTGCTGGTGGTGAAGACCAGAATGATGCCAGGAACCAGGCTAAACATGCTGTCAGCAACTTCTGCAG GTATGATCCTCGATTCAACACCTGGATTCATTTGACCAACATGATCCAGAAGCGCACCCACTTCAGTCTCAACACCTTCAATGGCCTCTTGTTCGCTATTGGTGGTCGTAACTCTGATGGATGCCAGGCTTCAATGGAGTGCTACGTGCCCTCCTCCAACCAATGGCAGATGAAAGCCCCCATGGAAATCCCCCGGTGCTGCCACGCCAGCTCCGTCATTGATGGCAAAATCCTTGTTAGCGGTGGTTACATCAACAATGCGTACTCCAGGGCTGTGTGCAGCTATGATCCTTCCACTGATGTGTGGCAGGATAAGAACAGTTTGAGCTCCCCTAGAGGCTGGCATTCCGCTGCTACAGTCGGAGAACGGGCTTACGTGATTGGTGGCAGCCAGCTGGGTGGCcgtggagagagggtggatgtCTTAGCTGTTGAGTGTTTCAACCCTCACAATGGGCAGTGGAGCTACTCTGCCCCCCTGAACACAGGAGTGAGCACTGCTGGTATCGTCAGCATGAATAATAAGATCTATCTTCTTGGAGGCTGGAACGAGATTGAGAAGAAGTACAAGAAATGCATCCAGGTGTATAACCCTGACCTCAATGAATGGACTGAGGACGATGAGTTGCCAGAGGCTACAGTTGGCATCTCATGCTGTGTCGTTACCATACCCACACGCAAAACACGAGAGTCCAGGTCCAGCTCAGTTTTATCTGCGCCAGTCAGCATATAG